Proteins from one Pseudomonadota bacterium genomic window:
- a CDS encoding arginine decarboxylase, pyruvoyl-dependent, protein MTPKNIFFTKGVGVHKDKLSSFEVALRNAGIQKCNLVYVSSIFPPECKILSRAAGEKLLRPGQITYCVMSRNETNEPNRLISAAVGFARPTDYSQYGYLSEHHAFGEKAIVSGEYAEDLAATMLATTLDIDFDPNQAWDERKQSYTASGHIFKTKNICQSAEGNKDGLWTSVLATAVFIID, encoded by the coding sequence ATGACTCCAAAAAATATTTTCTTTACAAAAGGGGTGGGTGTCCATAAAGACAAACTATCGTCCTTCGAGGTTGCCTTGAGAAATGCAGGCATTCAGAAATGCAACCTTGTGTATGTATCAAGCATATTCCCACCTGAGTGCAAGATCCTTTCAAGGGCTGCCGGTGAAAAGCTTCTCCGTCCCGGGCAGATCACTTATTGCGTAATGTCCCGAAATGAGACAAATGAACCGAACCGTCTTATCTCTGCGGCCGTTGGTTTTGCCCGACCTACGGATTACTCCCAGTATGGTTATCTCTCCGAGCACCATGCCTTCGGTGAAAAAGCCATTGTCTCCGGGGAATACGCAGAAGACCTCGCAGCTACAATGCTTGCGACAACGCTCGACATTGATTTTGACCCGAACCAGGCATGGGATGAGCGTAAGCAGTCTTACACAGCGAGCGGCCACATATTCAAAACTAAAAATATCTGCCAGTCTGCAGAGGGAAATAAAGACGGTCTCTGGACCTCGGTATTAGCGACAGCAGTATTTATTATAGACTGA
- a CDS encoding PAS domain S-box protein, with translation MKYPSRTHQELLEEISALKQRIKELEQSGSDHKDESLRESIERFRAIADYTYNWENWIGPDGKLIWINPAVLRLTGYSVNECLAMNDFPIPLFDETDCERMTRIFTEVVQGASCNNVEFHIRCKDGSIKWGEVSCQPIYNATGTSIGHRSSICDITERKEAERALKDSEKKYRTIVENTNDAIYIHDLDGNIIDVNENACRMVGYTRDELIGANLAKIDKAWQFPENPECEQLIERGSTAFERENVRKDGSVVCVEVNVKIVNPEGKGIVQGFVKDITDRKQAEDELRQHHNHLEQLIKERTAELMQMNEKLKLEIIERNKAQTMLKGILDSLIDYISMIDEDFNIVWANEIGKELFGKDMIGRKCYAVYHGRKAKCTNCAISRTFQDGQVHEHESKIVDANGNALYFWCTSAVVRRYPDGRVKIVLEISRDISKRKLAEMALMKNKEDIEAKSKSLEELNAALRVLLHQREEDKINMEDRVASNVKRLVIPYIEKIKKGRLDPQQHSHFGILETNLNEIVSPFLHTIRQLNLTPRETQIASLIKDGKTTKEISEIIGAATSSIDSYRNNIRSKLGLNNKKINLHSYLQSLK, from the coding sequence ATGAAATATCCATCCAGGACACATCAGGAACTGCTCGAAGAGATATCCGCCTTAAAACAGAGAATCAAAGAACTGGAACAATCAGGATCAGACCACAAGGATGAGTCGCTACGGGAGAGTATAGAGCGGTTTCGCGCAATCGCTGACTATACATACAACTGGGAAAACTGGATTGGACCCGACGGAAAACTTATTTGGATCAATCCTGCTGTTTTACGTTTAACAGGGTACTCTGTCAATGAATGTTTGGCCATGAATGATTTTCCTATACCTCTTTTCGATGAAACCGATTGCGAAAGAATGACCCGGATCTTTACAGAAGTAGTTCAGGGTGCAAGCTGCAACAACGTCGAGTTTCATATTCGATGCAAAGACGGGAGTATAAAATGGGGGGAGGTATCATGCCAACCCATCTATAATGCAACCGGAACCAGCATAGGACATCGTTCAAGCATTTGCGACATCACCGAGCGGAAGGAAGCAGAAAGGGCGCTTAAGGACAGCGAGAAAAAATACCGGACTATAGTGGAGAATACAAATGATGCGATCTACATCCACGACTTAGACGGGAACATTATTGATGTAAATGAGAATGCGTGCAGGATGGTCGGGTACACAAGGGATGAGCTTATCGGGGCCAATCTTGCAAAGATTGACAAAGCCTGGCAATTCCCCGAAAACCCTGAGTGTGAGCAGCTTATTGAAAGAGGCAGCACTGCCTTCGAGCGCGAAAATGTTCGTAAAGACGGATCCGTGGTGTGCGTTGAAGTCAACGTGAAAATCGTCAATCCTGAGGGAAAGGGCATCGTACAGGGATTCGTAAAGGACATCACCGACCGTAAGCAGGCAGAGGATGAACTGAGACAACACCATAATCACCTTGAACAATTGATTAAGGAACGGACTGCCGAATTAATGCAAATGAACGAAAAACTCAAGCTGGAAATCATTGAACGAAACAAAGCACAAACCATGCTCAAGGGAATTCTTGATTCGTTGATAGATTATATAAGTATGATAGATGAAGATTTCAACATCGTGTGGGCGAATGAAATCGGAAAAGAGTTATTTGGAAAAGACATGATTGGCAGGAAATGCTATGCAGTATATCATGGCCGCAAGGCCAAATGTACTAATTGTGCCATAAGCAGGACTTTTCAGGACGGTCAGGTTCATGAGCACGAATCAAAAATAGTTGATGCAAATGGAAATGCACTTTATTTCTGGTGCACCTCTGCTGTTGTGAGGCGTTATCCGGATGGGAGAGTAAAGATTGTTCTTGAGATCTCACGCGACATCAGTAAACGTAAGCTGGCTGAAATGGCATTAATGAAAAACAAAGAAGACATTGAAGCCAAATCCAAAAGCCTTGAGGAACTCAACGCCGCACTAAGGGTACTCTTACACCAAAGAGAAGAAGATAAAATTAATATGGAAGATCGGGTTGCATCGAATGTGAAGAGGCTTGTGATCCCTTACATAGAAAAGATAAAAAAGGGCAGGCTCGATCCGCAGCAGCACTCCCACTTCGGCATCCTTGAAACAAATCTCAACGAAATCGTATCCCCTTTCCTCCACACCATAAGGCAGCTCAACCTTACCCCCAGGGAAACCCAGATAGCCTCTCTCATAAAGGACGGCAAAACAACAAAAGAAATTTCAGAGATAATAGGAGCGGCCACCAGCTCTATTGATTCTTATAGAAACAACATCAGAAGCAAGCTTGGCCTGAACAATAAAAAAATCAACCTCCATTCTTATCTCCAATCACTTAAATAA
- the cysK gene encoding cysteine synthase A: MRIADDITKLIGNTPLVRINRLATGLDARIVAKLEFFNPCGSVKDRIGVSMIEAAEKAGILNSDTTIVEPTSGNTGIALAFVCAVKGYKLILTMPETMSVERRNMLKAFGAELVLTPGVLGMRGAIDKAEEIIKENSKAIMLQQFKNPANPEIHIRTTAEEIWQDTDGLADVLVAGVGTGGTITGIGTTLKKRKPSFKVVAVEPEASPVLSGGQPGPHKIQGIGAGFIPDILDKNVIDMIVKVSNDNAFDIAQRLAKEEGIFCGISSGAAMWAAINIAKKKEFKGKLIVVIIPDLGDRYLSTELFGSSIK, from the coding sequence ATGAGAATAGCCGATGATATAACCAAGCTTATAGGGAATACGCCTCTCGTGAGGATTAACCGGCTTGCAACGGGGCTTGATGCCCGGATAGTTGCAAAACTTGAATTTTTCAATCCCTGCGGAAGCGTAAAAGACAGGATCGGGGTAAGCATGATAGAGGCCGCTGAGAAGGCAGGCATCTTAAATAGTGATACAACGATAGTCGAACCCACAAGCGGTAATACCGGCATCGCCCTTGCCTTTGTGTGCGCTGTTAAGGGATACAAGTTGATCCTTACAATGCCTGAAACAATGAGTGTGGAAAGGCGGAATATGCTGAAGGCATTTGGCGCCGAACTTGTTCTAACACCCGGTGTACTCGGCATGAGAGGGGCAATAGACAAGGCTGAAGAAATTATAAAAGAGAATTCTAAGGCTATCATGCTTCAACAATTCAAAAATCCTGCAAACCCGGAAATACATATAAGAACAACAGCCGAAGAGATATGGCAGGACACGGATGGTCTTGCAGATGTTCTGGTTGCAGGTGTTGGAACCGGCGGGACCATTACAGGCATAGGTACAACCTTGAAGAAAAGAAAACCGTCTTTCAAGGTAGTAGCGGTTGAACCTGAAGCATCGCCTGTGCTCTCGGGCGGCCAGCCCGGACCCCATAAGATACAGGGCATTGGCGCCGGTTTTATCCCCGATATCCTGGATAAAAATGTCATAGACATGATCGTAAAGGTTTCCAATGATAATGCCTTTGATATTGCACAAAGACTCGCAAAAGAAGAGGGGATTTTCTGCGGCATATCATCCGGTGCAGCAATGTGGGCAGCAATTAATATCGCAAAAAAGAAGGAATTTAAAGGTAAATTGATTGTTGTTATTATACCTGATCTCGGCGACAGGTATCTTTCAACAGAATTATTTGGTTCCTCCATAAAATAA
- a CDS encoding response regulator, producing MYGFGEPGRYVLINVSDTGAGMDETTKAKIFDPFFTTKEVGRGTGLGLATVYGIVKQHNGYITADSEPNQGTAFRIYLPAAMAKVDKEQQKTAPAVIMGKETILIAEDNEEVRRFMREALQLHGYTIIEAIDGEDAVDKFKQHRDIDLSIIDSVMPKKNGREVYEEMHGINPHVKTLFTSGHTKDVILNKGIEDKEFDFIAKPLSLNNLLQKVREMLDKE from the coding sequence ATGTACGGGTTCGGAGAGCCCGGGAGATATGTGCTGATAAACGTTTCTGACACTGGCGCCGGCATGGACGAGACAACAAAAGCAAAGATCTTCGACCCCTTTTTCACCACAAAGGAGGTCGGAAGAGGAACCGGTCTTGGCCTTGCTACGGTCTATGGTATCGTAAAGCAGCACAACGGATACATCACAGCAGACAGCGAACCGAATCAGGGTACCGCCTTTCGTATCTATCTCCCTGCAGCAATGGCAAAAGTCGATAAAGAACAACAGAAGACAGCCCCTGCTGTCATAATGGGGAAAGAAACGATCCTTATCGCTGAAGATAACGAAGAGGTAAGGCGCTTTATGCGGGAAGCCCTCCAACTGCATGGCTATACAATAATTGAAGCGATAGACGGTGAAGATGCGGTTGATAAATTCAAACAGCACCGGGACATAGACCTTAGCATCATCGACTCCGTGATGCCGAAAAAGAACGGACGGGAGGTCTACGAGGAGATGCACGGGATAAACCCTCATGTCAAGACGCTCTTTACCAGCGGGCACACAAAGGACGTTATCCTCAATAAAGGGATTGAGGATAAGGAATTCGACTTTATTGCTAAACCATTGTCACTCAACAATCTTCTTCAGAAGGTCCGTGAGATGCTGGACAAGGAATGA
- a CDS encoding SET domain-containing protein has translation MSEPRPNACTGEGNPVLILKDCKHGKGVFAGKKFKAGETIFVCKAELCTYEQLPYPYDATEDRWVQVGDNLYMGPTGDFDDFINHSCDPNAALIIPAGDAVRGGVALIALREINKDEEITFDYSTTMDEDDWEMDCCCGSEKCRKRIRDFKYLPEDTQQAYIRLGIIPEYIMKNLKKLSNPKGQS, from the coding sequence TTGAGCGAACCAAGACCCAACGCATGCACCGGCGAAGGCAATCCTGTTTTGATTTTAAAAGATTGCAAGCACGGGAAGGGTGTTTTTGCCGGAAAGAAATTCAAGGCTGGAGAAACGATCTTCGTATGCAAAGCCGAGTTATGCACTTACGAACAACTCCCTTACCCCTATGATGCAACGGAAGATAGATGGGTTCAGGTAGGCGACAACCTTTACATGGGTCCGACAGGCGATTTCGATGATTTTATCAATCATTCCTGCGATCCGAATGCGGCATTGATCATTCCCGCAGGCGATGCGGTCAGGGGGGGGGTAGCATTGATTGCCCTGAGAGAAATAAATAAAGACGAAGAAATCACCTTTGACTATTCAACCACAATGGACGAAGACGACTGGGAGATGGACTGCTGCTGCGGCAGCGAAAAGTGCAGGAAGCGGATACGGGATTTCAAGTATCTCCCCGAGGATACTCAGCAGGCATATATAAGGCTTGGAATTATACCGGAATATATTATGAAAAATCTGAAAAAATTGTCCAACCCCAAAGGGCAGTCTTAA
- a CDS encoding SET domain-containing protein-lysine N-methyltransferase codes for MKSIDKSLPDLILKDAKHGKGVFAGRKFKAGEMIIEFKGNFMTYEEQADLCLVEDRYVQVGHNLFMGPSGDIDDYINHSCNPNAALIIPAGDAVRGGVALIALREINEDEEITFDYSTTMDEDDWEMDCGCGSEKCRKRIRDFKYLPEDTQEKYIRLGIVPDYIMKKLKNAIGIKE; via the coding sequence ATGAAAAGTATAGATAAAAGCCTGCCCGACCTCATCTTAAAAGATGCAAAACACGGGAAAGGTGTATTTGCAGGAAGGAAATTCAAGGCCGGAGAAATGATCATTGAATTCAAGGGGAATTTCATGACGTATGAAGAACAAGCCGACCTTTGTTTGGTGGAAGACCGCTATGTTCAGGTAGGCCACAACCTTTTTATGGGGCCTTCAGGCGATATCGATGATTACATTAACCATTCCTGTAACCCGAATGCGGCGCTGATCATTCCCGCAGGCGATGCGGTCAGGGGGGGGGTAGCATTGATTGCCCTGAGAGAAATAAATGAAGACGAAGAAATCACCTTTGACTATTCAACTACAATGGATGAAGACGACTGGGAGATGGACTGTGGTTGCGGCAGTGAAAAGTGCAGGAAGCGGATACGGGATTTCAAGTATCTCCCCGAGGATACTCAGGAGAAATACATCAGACTGGGCATTGTGCCGGATTATATTATGAAGAAGCTAAAGAATGCCATCGGCATTAAAGAGTGA
- a CDS encoding SET domain-containing protein-lysine N-methyltransferase: protein MSIEKHKKVYVAPTGHIGKGLFAKIDIKEGEIVFVAKGTLVEDDYNDDYLTGPYWLWIREGLWLSPFDVNPWRYINHSCDPNVGIQGKVTVVAMKDIRGGEEVTIDYSITEDDPYWEMECRCGKRGCRKIIRSIRFLPEEMYKKYEPYVPRALRKSYEKYR, encoded by the coding sequence ATGTCGATAGAAAAACACAAAAAGGTATATGTTGCGCCCACCGGGCATATTGGCAAAGGTCTTTTTGCCAAAATAGATATTAAAGAAGGTGAAATTGTTTTTGTTGCCAAAGGGACTCTCGTAGAAGATGACTACAATGACGATTACCTGACAGGACCCTATTGGCTCTGGATACGAGAAGGCCTATGGCTCAGCCCCTTTGATGTAAATCCCTGGCGCTACATCAACCATTCATGCGATCCGAATGTGGGTATACAAGGCAAAGTCACTGTTGTGGCCATGAAGGATATCAGGGGGGGGGAGGAAGTAACGATTGATTACTCCATCACTGAAGATGATCCTTACTGGGAAATGGAGTGCAGATGCGGGAAGAGAGGATGCAGGAAGATCATCAGGAGCATCCGGTTCCTGCCGGAAGAGATGTACAAGAAATATGAACCCTATGTTCCGCGAGCGTTGAGGAAGTCATATGAAAAGTATAGATAA
- a CDS encoding saccharopine dehydrogenase NADP-binding domain-containing protein: protein MIKLNKKPNLLILGASGGVGTASLIYLVDHRELFDKLILLDKSKRILSNEFIDHKRLDYLFLNEAISLPRDEDRYKRLLKDSDVGIVLDVTDDETLPILYATDRAGVSYVNTSINGPKKTHEHVLEFWAKREEFRNAVHILSTGMNPGVVNMWARHGIEKFGVPQKIVVFEYDTSQTATNEHPMVTWSVKKFLEEVSEEPSIVMMGKDNPMEYLPNAVENRKNMEAILSPILSLKEYPEGFIVPHDEIVSLSQKYDLTAKFVYAINIQTMRALINTYRKKGRLLFEDVLLGDNTCLTLDGADNIGVLMEYSDKTVYYFNSIANKTITGTNATYTQVATGVIAALLTLITDKLEKGAYFVEDLYGAYFGTYVFNRMQVQEFVFEKHESGLCLSSHNPRITQEYSGKSQPCGGNSG from the coding sequence ATGATTAAACTTAACAAAAAACCTAATCTGCTGATACTTGGAGCATCCGGAGGGGTTGGAACAGCGTCGCTTATTTACCTTGTTGATCATCGGGAATTATTTGACAAACTGATTCTCCTCGATAAGAGCAAAAGAATACTCTCCAATGAATTTATCGATCACAAGAGACTCGATTATCTGTTCCTGAACGAAGCTATCTCTTTGCCCCGGGATGAGGATCGCTATAAACGCCTGTTGAAGGACAGCGATGTGGGTATTGTCCTTGATGTCACGGACGATGAAACCCTTCCCATATTATATGCCACAGACAGGGCTGGTGTGAGTTACGTCAATACAAGCATCAACGGGCCGAAAAAAACCCATGAGCATGTTCTTGAATTCTGGGCCAAAAGAGAGGAATTCAGGAATGCCGTGCACATCCTGAGTACCGGCATGAACCCCGGTGTTGTGAACATGTGGGCAAGGCACGGGATCGAAAAGTTCGGCGTGCCACAAAAGATAGTTGTTTTCGAGTATGACACCTCGCAGACCGCGACAAATGAGCACCCCATGGTTACCTGGTCCGTAAAGAAGTTTCTGGAGGAGGTTTCAGAGGAACCGTCTATTGTGATGATGGGAAAGGACAATCCAATGGAGTATCTTCCCAACGCCGTTGAAAACAGGAAAAATATGGAGGCCATACTGTCTCCTATATTGTCCCTTAAAGAATACCCGGAGGGGTTTATCGTACCCCACGATGAGATAGTCAGCCTTTCGCAGAAATACGATCTGACGGCAAAATTCGTCTATGCGATCAATATCCAGACCATGCGGGCATTGATCAACACATACCGGAAGAAGGGCAGGCTGCTTTTCGAGGATGTTCTGCTCGGCGATAATACATGTCTCACGCTGGACGGGGCGGACAATATCGGCGTATTGATGGAATATTCCGATAAGACGGTATATTACTTCAATTCCATAGCAAATAAAACCATTACAGGCACAAATGCAACTTATACCCAGGTGGCAACCGGGGTCATTGCGGCGCTCCTGACACTGATTACGGACAAACTGGAGAAGGGCGCCTATTTCGTGGAAGATTTATATGGCGCTTACTTTGGAACCTATGTATTTAACAGGATGCAGGTGCAGGAATTCGTATTTGAAAAACATGAAAGCGGACTGTGCTTGTCATCCCACAATCCGAGAATCACGCAGGAATATTCCGGCAAATCTCAGCCCTGTGGCGGAAATAGTGGATAA
- a CDS encoding flagellar brake domain-containing protein, producing MNTDELTQNVQINHVALGVEWGMSLAITLKGHAESHKATLLGMERGGYLICNVPSSRGKGIWTTMHKENHIIVRYLHMGIVYGFPYTLIGALEFPFNLLVLSYPEQIETVNLRQHSRIPCLIPAAMRINDHTYKGATIDISMRGSCFVFHLSAGDEPAQVQRGDDAPFPCKYRDHKTK from the coding sequence ATGAATACCGATGAATTAACACAGAATGTTCAGATAAATCATGTAGCCCTGGGCGTAGAATGGGGGATGTCTCTGGCGATCACCCTGAAAGGACATGCCGAGTCTCATAAGGCCACTCTTTTGGGAATGGAAAGAGGCGGCTATCTCATCTGCAACGTTCCTTCTTCCCGCGGAAAGGGCATCTGGACCACGATGCATAAAGAGAATCATATAATTGTAAGGTATCTGCATATGGGAATCGTTTACGGATTTCCATATACACTGATAGGCGCCCTGGAGTTTCCGTTTAACCTTCTTGTTTTGTCATACCCGGAACAGATAGAGACTGTAAATCTTCGACAGCATAGCAGAATACCCTGTTTAATTCCTGCTGCAATGAGAATAAACGACCATACGTATAAAGGAGCAACAATCGATATAAGCATGAGGGGGTCTTGCTTTGTTTTTCACCTGTCCGCCGGGGATGAACCAGCACAGGTCCAACGCGGAGACGATGCGCCCTTTCCCTGCAAATACCGGGATCACAAAACGAAGTAA
- a CDS encoding helix-turn-helix transcriptional regulator — MATVKKLLGMRIKELRKVRGLSQEELAEMIGIDPKHLSRIEVGNSYPSLDTLEKTANALRVELKDFFEFEHHEEEKELVENINKILLESDKSNLKLIFRLLKATTY, encoded by the coding sequence ATGGCAACAGTAAAAAAATTGTTGGGCATGAGAATAAAAGAATTACGAAAAGTACGCGGTTTGTCGCAGGAGGAACTGGCCGAAATGATAGGCATAGACCCCAAGCATTTGAGCAGAATAGAGGTTGGAAACAGCTATCCGTCATTAGATACTCTTGAAAAAACAGCAAATGCATTAAGGGTTGAGTTGAAAGATTTCTTTGAATTCGAACACCATGAAGAAGAAAAGGAACTGGTCGAAAATATTAACAAAATTCTGCTGGAAAGTGATAAATCAAATCTTAAGCTAATTTTCAGGCTCTTAAAGGCAACTACATATTGA
- a CDS encoding PAS domain S-box protein, translating into MLKDKFISVGKERRDIIIVIAITLLLPLFSMYIHFSERLYDFSSEYELLGITEYLINFSFLYLSGLLYLTYRRWLKAEKKRKELENIISSINPDVLLVVDQRRHIIVCNNTVQRMFGYDVNEVIQQATDLLYFDRRSYPEDNKHEIYETLEREGFHVGLATGKTKNNETFPLEIITGNLSGEYGAVLLLRDITARKKAEDALLKAHNELEMRVRERTEELTLQSIALSDEIVMRKQKEEELQMERIKFQILTENAPFGMALIEADGTFRYANAGFLALYGYDSDECHSWVSWLERITPDNLTWHDSGFDWDDIQQELSLSVKITRMMKITRKDGAEKTVSCSIVPLEAGKYLMSCEDITDRKIAEDSLSESEERYRTVIENSNDGIAIVRDEIFTFVNRKFSEMFGYESPQEIEGKPALSVVHPDDATNVNQALLLRQLDEKIVARYEFRGLKKNLEQIFLEASETNITFFGLPVSLLYVHDITERKSLESQLLHAQKMEAIGTLAGGVAHDFNNILTALMGYATLMQIKMDKDNSLRTYVDQILSASRKAADLTQSLLTFSRKQPVTLVPLDINNTIKVTEKLLKKLITEDIELRTFLTQDDMIVMADKSQMDQILFNLVANARDAMPKGGRSP; encoded by the coding sequence ATGTTGAAAGACAAATTCATATCAGTCGGAAAAGAAAGGCGCGACATCATCATCGTCATCGCCATTACACTTCTTCTGCCCCTCTTCAGCATGTATATTCACTTTAGTGAACGATTGTACGATTTTTCTTCAGAATATGAACTTCTGGGTATAACAGAATATTTGATTAATTTTTCCTTTCTCTATCTGTCAGGGCTTCTATACCTTACCTATCGCCGCTGGCTGAAGGCTGAAAAGAAGAGAAAAGAGCTTGAAAACATCATCTCCAGCATCAACCCCGATGTGCTTCTGGTTGTTGACCAGCGAAGACATATTATAGTGTGCAACAATACAGTACAACGAATGTTCGGCTATGATGTGAATGAAGTAATCCAGCAGGCGACAGACCTCCTCTATTTCGACCGGCGTTCTTATCCCGAAGACAACAAGCACGAAATCTACGAAACGCTTGAAAGGGAAGGTTTTCATGTCGGCCTGGCAACGGGAAAGACAAAAAACAATGAGACCTTTCCTCTGGAGATCATCACGGGGAACTTAAGCGGGGAATACGGCGCCGTTCTTCTGCTCCGCGATATTACCGCCAGGAAAAAGGCCGAAGATGCCCTTCTCAAGGCCCATAATGAACTGGAGATGCGGGTCCGCGAAAGGACCGAAGAGCTTACCCTTCAGAGCATTGCGTTATCTGATGAGATTGTCATGCGGAAGCAGAAGGAAGAAGAATTACAGATGGAAAGGATAAAATTCCAGATCCTCACCGAGAATGCGCCTTTCGGTATGGCATTAATCGAGGCAGACGGGACATTCAGGTATGCTAACGCCGGTTTCCTTGCCCTATACGGCTACGATTCAGATGAATGCCACTCCTGGGTGTCGTGGCTTGAACGGATAACACCTGACAATCTGACTTGGCACGATTCCGGTTTCGACTGGGACGATATACAGCAGGAACTCTCCCTGTCCGTAAAAATAACGCGGATGATGAAAATAACCCGGAAAGACGGGGCAGAAAAGACCGTATCCTGCTCCATCGTTCCCCTTGAAGCCGGAAAATATCTGATGTCCTGTGAAGACATAACAGACCGGAAAATCGCCGAGGACAGCCTCAGCGAGAGCGAGGAACGTTACCGGACCGTCATTGAAAACTCAAATGACGGGATTGCGATCGTCAGAGACGAGATATTCACTTTTGTAAATAGAAAATTTTCTGAGATGTTCGGTTACGAATCGCCTCAGGAGATAGAAGGGAAACCCGCTCTTTCCGTCGTTCACCCCGATGACGCAACAAATGTCAATCAAGCGCTCCTCCTGCGTCAACTCGACGAAAAAATTGTTGCCCGGTATGAATTCCGGGGTTTGAAGAAAAACCTTGAGCAGATATTCCTTGAAGCTTCCGAGACAAACATCACATTTTTCGGGTTGCCCGTATCTCTGCTTTATGTGCATGATATTACAGAACGAAAGAGCCTGGAATCTCAATTGCTCCATGCGCAGAAGATGGAAGCTATCGGTACTCTGGCCGGAGGAGTCGCCCACGATTTTAACAATATCCTCACTGCCCTGATGGGATATGCTACCCTCATGCAGATAAAGATGGATAAGGATAACTCCTTGCGGACATATGTGGACCAGATACTCTCCGCTTCCCGGAAGGCAGCCGATCTCACACAGAGTCTTTTGACTTTCAGCAGGAAGCAGCCTGTCACCCTTGTCCCCCTGGATATAAACAACACAATAAAAGTGACGGAGAAATTACTTAAGAAGCTCATCACTGAGGATATTGAGCTGCGCACATTTCTTACGCAGGATGATATGATTGTCATGGCCGATAAGTCGCAGATGGACCAGATACTCTTTAACCTTGTTGCCAATGCGAGGGATGCCATGCCCAAGGGGGGGCGCTCACCATAG
- a CDS encoding EamA family transporter yields the protein MCCFKEVTNTASYTVMSGAVMLIAGLMLAIFLDWSVVSSLRDLLFPALAGFIYGSQYFAYYYLFSKEDASSIIGLLYLYPIMVAILSFFFLNERFSLLTYAGMGLVILGAIMLSTRINNLKKGVTKWLIASMIVLVGLHEFFIKIATTKLPEFNGLAVGLISIGLTLLAGLFHTSTRRGIRGEFKNLKWLVLSEGFAFGGLATIYFAMAGLPATIVATIAATQPLIVLFLEKLCHAAGLGICSDQPLLAKLIPISIMVLGLLMLYEIV from the coding sequence ATATGCTGTTTCAAAGAAGTAACAAATACGGCCAGTTATACCGTCATGTCCGGGGCTGTCATGCTCATCGCAGGCCTCATGTTGGCGATATTTCTCGATTGGAGCGTTGTCTCTTCTCTCAGAGATTTACTTTTCCCTGCCCTCGCCGGTTTCATCTATGGCAGCCAGTATTTCGCATATTATTACTTGTTCTCCAAGGAGGACGCCTCCAGCATCATCGGTCTTTTGTACCTCTACCCGATCATGGTTGCGATCCTTTCGTTTTTCTTTCTCAATGAGAGATTTTCACTACTCACCTATGCCGGGATGGGCCTGGTCATTCTCGGCGCAATAATGCTGTCCACAAGGATCAACAATCTTAAAAAAGGTGTCACAAAGTGGCTAATAGCTTCTATGATAGTCCTTGTGGGGTTGCACGAATTCTTCATCAAGATTGCCACAACCAAACTGCCGGAATTCAATGGCCTTGCAGTGGGCCTAATAAGCATTGGTTTAACCTTATTGGCCGGCTTATTTCATACCTCCACGAGGCGAGGCATTCGGGGGGAGTTCAAGAATCTGAAGTGGCTTGTTTTGAGTGAAGGCTTCGCGTTCGGCGGATTGGCGACAATCTATTTTGCCATGGCGGGGCTTCCGGCTACGATAGTCGCAACAATAGCGGCAACTCAGCCGCTTATTGTATTATTCCTGGAGAAACTGTGCCATGCCGCGGGGCTCGGCATCTGCAGCGATCAACCCCTGTTGGCAAAGCTGATACCTATCTCCATAATGGTTCTCGGTCTTCTCATGCTCTATGAAATAGTGTAG